The following proteins are co-located in the Haloplanus sp. HW8-1 genome:
- a CDS encoding DUF7260 family protein has protein sequence MTARIEEARTAVAEERSCVAAELDAFEAFDRRVAGIQTVAASTAPPQLTDPGGSDRSLERVREAYVETVMSVPHYEAAYGDTVAESLAVEFGDDLAGALVGGTALTPEFRDAVRAAADAARRERAEFLDVLGREDDSLARTASDLSALHADLDALDDRPLPDRSFDDLHALWGTLRDLETRIDGIAMRRQETIHGHRGTLPGIPADLTEYLYADLPETYPVLAAAADAGRAVDCARRRVERRLASTA, from the coding sequence ATGACGGCTCGTATCGAGGAGGCACGCACGGCCGTCGCCGAGGAGCGGTCGTGTGTAGCTGCCGAACTCGACGCTTTCGAAGCGTTCGACCGGCGCGTGGCCGGCATCCAGACGGTTGCCGCCTCGACGGCTCCGCCACAGTTGACCGACCCGGGCGGCTCCGATCGGTCGCTCGAACGCGTCCGGGAGGCGTACGTGGAGACGGTGATGAGCGTCCCCCACTACGAGGCGGCGTACGGCGACACGGTCGCCGAGAGTCTCGCAGTCGAGTTCGGCGATGACCTCGCGGGAGCCCTCGTCGGTGGGACGGCGCTGACTCCCGAGTTTCGCGACGCCGTCAGGGCCGCAGCCGACGCCGCACGCCGGGAACGGGCGGAGTTTCTCGACGTTCTGGGCCGCGAGGACGACTCGCTGGCCCGGACGGCGTCGGACCTGTCGGCGCTCCATGCCGACCTCGACGCCCTCGACGACCGGCCGCTGCCGGATCGCTCGTTCGACGACCTCCACGCGCTGTGGGGGACGCTCCGGGACCTCGAGACGCGGATCGACGGGATCGCCATGCGCCGACAGGAGACGATCCACGGCCACCGGGGGACGCTCCCGGGCATTCCCGCCGATCTGACCGAGTACCTCTATGCTGACCTCCCGGAGACGTACCCGGTGCTCGCCGCCGCCGCGGACGCCGGGCGGGCGGTCGACTGTGCCCGACGGCGTGTGGAACGGCGGCTCGCCTCGACGGCCTGA
- a CDS encoding aminotransferase class V-fold PLP-dependent enzyme has product MRPEELRAEIPALDRGIYFNTGASGPAPRRVVSAASDFLEHHEYVAPVEEGAYPAAFETFEETRETVAGFLGAEPSEIALTESTADGIARVAAALDWEAGDVVVRTDLEHSAGVVPWWNLREQGVEVRVLDTEAGRVDLDALDAAVADARLLCLNSITWNYGTQLPIPEIVEIAHDHDTLVLVDAVQSPGQVPVDVGEWGADFVAAAGHKWLLGPWGAGFLYVDRSVADRLTPGVAGYRSVVDTGATDLELKAGAPRLEVGTTSPAPYRGLMKAIETMEAIGYDTITGRIERLTDRLKAGLDDRLLGPREYESGLVTFDADDPEGLVERLGERDVHVRSLPYPDAVRASVHVFNTAADVDALLDAL; this is encoded by the coding sequence ATGCGACCCGAAGAGCTGCGGGCGGAGATCCCCGCCCTCGATCGCGGAATCTACTTCAACACCGGCGCGTCCGGGCCGGCCCCCCGACGTGTCGTCTCGGCTGCAAGTGATTTCCTCGAACACCACGAGTACGTCGCCCCCGTCGAGGAAGGCGCGTACCCCGCGGCCTTCGAGACGTTCGAAGAGACCCGGGAGACCGTCGCCGGTTTCCTCGGCGCCGAGCCGTCCGAAATCGCCCTCACCGAGAGCACCGCCGACGGAATCGCCCGCGTCGCCGCCGCCCTCGACTGGGAGGCGGGCGACGTCGTCGTCCGCACCGACCTCGAACACTCCGCGGGCGTCGTTCCTTGGTGGAACCTCCGCGAGCAGGGCGTCGAAGTGCGGGTCCTCGACACCGAGGCCGGGCGTGTCGACCTCGACGCGCTGGACGCCGCCGTCGCCGACGCCCGCCTGCTCTGTCTGAACTCGATCACCTGGAACTACGGGACGCAGTTGCCGATCCCGGAGATCGTCGAGATTGCCCACGACCACGACACGCTGGTGCTGGTCGACGCCGTCCAGTCGCCGGGTCAGGTGCCCGTCGACGTCGGCGAGTGGGGCGCCGACTTCGTCGCCGCCGCCGGTCACAAGTGGCTCCTCGGTCCGTGGGGAGCCGGGTTTCTCTACGTCGATCGGTCGGTAGCCGACCGTCTCACGCCGGGCGTCGCCGGCTACCGGAGCGTCGTGGACACCGGGGCCACGGATCTGGAACTGAAAGCCGGGGCGCCCCGACTGGAGGTCGGCACCACGTCGCCGGCGCCGTACCGCGGCCTGATGAAAGCGATCGAGACGATGGAGGCCATCGGCTACGACACGATCACCGGCCGCATCGAGCGGCTGACCGATCGCCTGAAGGCAGGGCTCGACGATCGCCTGCTCGGTCCCCGCGAGTACGAATCCGGACTCGTCACCTTCGACGCCGACGATCCCGAGGGGCTGGTCGAACGTCTCGGCGAGCGGGACGTCCACGTTCGATCGCTGCCCTACCCCGACGCGGTGCGCGCGTCGGTCCACGTGTTCAACACCGCTGCGGACGTGGACGCGCTGCTGGACGCGCTGTGA
- a CDS encoding PH domain-containing protein yields the protein MLAVISKTVDLLAVDLPVWVPPAVFVSVLTVGVGLAVARYRVWRYEVRDDALYLERGVFTRVRTVVPFVRLQHVDSSRGPVERLVGLASTVVYTAGSRGADVTVPGLTPEGADDLRERLKRLAIRAEGEDAV from the coding sequence ATCCTGGCCGTCATCTCGAAGACCGTCGACCTGCTGGCCGTCGACCTGCCGGTGTGGGTTCCGCCCGCGGTCTTCGTTTCCGTCCTCACCGTCGGCGTTGGCCTCGCAGTCGCGCGGTATCGCGTCTGGCGCTACGAGGTGCGGGACGACGCCCTCTATCTCGAACGCGGCGTGTTCACGCGCGTCCGGACGGTCGTTCCCTTCGTCCGTCTCCAACACGTCGACTCCTCGCGCGGCCCCGTCGAGCGACTCGTCGGCCTTGCCAGTACCGTCGTCTACACAGCCGGGTCGCGCGGCGCCGACGTGACGGTTCCGGGACTGACACCCGAGGGTGCCGACGACCTGCGTGAACGGCTGAAGCGCCTCGCCATCCGTGCCGAGGGCGAAGACGCCGTATGA
- a CDS encoding PH domain-containing protein: protein MKLSLLSVPYRVVERGGSVVFTAAILFSGASAAFGPVGTLVGAGLVGLALLLVIGYEVAYYRRFEYDLDGDTFDIRSGVISRRNREIPLRRIQNVDISRNVVQRALGVAAVDFETAGGSETEASLRFVEFAEAKRLQAEIGRLKRGGEAEDGDADAPEAAELFALSPRELALVGALSFDARIPGLLFVLLSGSVPAVSSLLPVGTSRFLLAAGVVALGVGVVLVAWLAGAAAAVLNYYDFRLTRVEDELQYERGLLRRYDGSIPLDKVQTLTVADDPLKRFFGYASLRIETAGYAPGSGSGEGGSEAAVPLAARDRVFDLANRIESFGSPAFERPPKRVRSRYAFRYLLAVGVFVGLLYAVTVVTPRSLPWYGPLPLALFAPVAAHLKWKHRGYWLGETHVVTRNGVLRRRIKVVPYYRVQTVIDTRTVFQRRWGVATVTADTAGSLSLVGHDAAAVDVDAATADDLRTALDTRLRESLATRRGWLDDGSTASPDTGDDVGTDAPSGT from the coding sequence ATGAAACTCTCGCTACTCTCGGTCCCGTACCGCGTGGTGGAGCGCGGCGGGAGCGTCGTCTTCACTGCCGCCATCCTGTTTTCCGGAGCGTCGGCCGCCTTCGGCCCCGTCGGCACCCTCGTCGGCGCCGGGCTGGTCGGTCTCGCGTTGCTCCTCGTGATCGGCTACGAAGTCGCCTACTACCGGCGGTTCGAGTACGACCTGGACGGCGATACTTTCGACATCCGTTCGGGCGTGATCTCCCGTCGGAACCGGGAGATCCCGCTCCGGCGCATCCAGAACGTCGACATCAGCCGGAACGTCGTCCAGCGGGCCTTGGGCGTCGCCGCCGTCGACTTCGAGACGGCCGGCGGGAGCGAGACGGAGGCCTCGCTCCGGTTCGTCGAGTTCGCGGAAGCAAAGCGGCTCCAGGCCGAGATCGGTCGCCTGAAACGCGGCGGCGAGGCCGAGGACGGCGACGCCGACGCCCCCGAGGCGGCGGAACTGTTCGCGCTCTCTCCCCGGGAACTCGCCTTGGTCGGGGCGCTCTCTTTCGACGCTCGCATCCCTGGACTGCTCTTCGTCCTCCTCTCGGGGAGCGTGCCCGCCGTCTCGTCGCTGCTTCCCGTCGGAACGAGCCGGTTCCTGCTCGCCGCCGGCGTCGTCGCCCTCGGGGTCGGGGTGGTCCTCGTAGCGTGGCTCGCCGGCGCTGCCGCGGCCGTCCTCAACTACTACGACTTCCGACTGACCCGGGTCGAGGACGAACTGCAGTACGAACGCGGACTCCTGCGTCGGTACGACGGCTCGATCCCGCTGGACAAGGTCCAGACCCTCACGGTCGCCGACGATCCCCTGAAGCGGTTCTTCGGCTACGCGTCGCTCCGGATCGAGACGGCGGGCTACGCCCCGGGGTCCGGCTCCGGCGAGGGGGGTTCGGAGGCGGCCGTGCCCCTCGCCGCCCGCGACCGGGTGTTCGACCTCGCGAACCGGATCGAGTCGTTCGGGTCGCCGGCGTTCGAGCGCCCGCCGAAGCGGGTCCGGAGCCGGTACGCGTTCCGCTATCTGCTCGCCGTCGGCGTGTTCGTGGGGCTCCTCTATGCGGTGACGGTCGTCACGCCCCGCTCGCTGCCGTGGTATGGCCCACTCCCCCTGGCGCTTTTCGCCCCGGTCGCCGCCCACCTCAAGTGGAAACACCGCGGGTACTGGCTCGGCGAGACCCACGTCGTCACCCGGAACGGCGTCCTCAGACGGCGCATCAAGGTCGTGCCGTACTACCGAGTGCAGACGGTGATCGACACGCGAACCGTCTTCCAGCGCCGGTGGGGGGTGGCGACCGTCACCGCAGACACCGCGGGGTCGCTCTCGCTCGTCGGCCACGACGCCGCCGCGGTGGACGTCGACGCGGCGACGGCCGACGACCTCCGGACGGCCCTCGATACCCGCCTTCGGGAGTCGCTCGCGACACGCCGCGGGTGGCTCGACGACGGGTCGACGGCGAGTCCCGACACCGGCGACGACGTCGGTACGGACGCACCGTCCGGGACGTAA
- a CDS encoding ABC transporter permease, translating into MSRRRRIRSTFVGALRSFVRRKTAVFFTFFFPVLLILIFGALVGTRPTGGGLFAREPSYYLPGYLAVVVVFTPLSRVGSTIARHRDGNRFEKLATTPLRRWEWLLAHTLVNVAIIGLAGLLLLVLVVIVTGAEVVVGPVLLALVPLVVVGVALFCGLGAILGRIADSQDGVIAASNAVALPVWALSETLVPPTMLPAWFRPVTAFSPLTYFSRGVRTAADGGDPTGALAVLAVLAAAFFVAGAVAVPRTE; encoded by the coding sequence ATGAGCCGGCGTCGGCGGATTCGGTCCACGTTCGTCGGCGCCCTCCGGTCGTTCGTCCGTCGGAAGACGGCCGTCTTCTTCACGTTCTTTTTCCCCGTCCTCCTCATCCTGATCTTCGGCGCCCTGGTGGGAACGCGGCCGACCGGCGGCGGCCTGTTCGCCCGGGAGCCGTCGTACTACCTCCCCGGCTACCTGGCCGTCGTCGTCGTGTTCACGCCGCTGTCGCGGGTCGGCAGTACCATCGCCCGTCACCGGGACGGCAACCGGTTCGAGAAGTTGGCGACGACGCCGCTTCGGCGCTGGGAGTGGCTCCTGGCACACACCCTCGTCAACGTCGCCATCATCGGACTCGCCGGCTTGCTCCTGCTGGTCTTGGTCGTCATCGTGACGGGCGCCGAGGTGGTCGTCGGGCCGGTGCTCCTGGCACTCGTACCGCTGGTGGTCGTCGGCGTCGCGCTCTTCTGTGGGCTGGGAGCGATCCTCGGCCGGATCGCCGACTCACAGGACGGCGTCATCGCCGCCAGCAACGCCGTGGCGCTGCCCGTCTGGGCACTCTCGGAGACGCTCGTCCCGCCGACGATGCTGCCGGCGTGGTTCCGGCCTGTGACGGCGTTCTCGCCGCTGACGTACTTCTCCCGTGGGGTGCGGACCGCGGCCGACGGCGGCGATCCGACGGGCGCACTCGCCGTCCTCGCCGTGTTGGCGGCCGCCTTCTTCGTCGCCGGCGCCGTCGCCGTCCCCCGCACGGAGTGA
- a CDS encoding ABC transporter ATP-binding protein: MAEAEVLVADDVRKQYGDAVALDGVSLSIPTGEVFGLVGPNGAGKTTLVRALTGTTRCEGTVRVLGVAPGNVDAARVGLLPQSFRPADRLTARELIAYYAGLYDDARSVEAVLCDVGLSDDADTWYQNLSGGQQRRACVGTALVNDPDVLFLDEPTTGIDPAGRRSLWTLIDDLAAGGTTVLLTSHSMAEVERLADRVGLLRTGRLVAVGTPAALIAEHGGDSHLLVDATRPVDRDALSTALGAEVAERDGRLVVRDVALADVGDVVATLEAEGVDVDSFTWAEPGLEDVYLRLTGESIAPADATGPATPTETEGER; this comes from the coding sequence ATGGCCGAGGCAGAGGTACTCGTCGCCGACGACGTGCGCAAGCAGTACGGCGACGCCGTCGCGCTGGACGGCGTCTCGCTGTCGATTCCCACCGGCGAGGTGTTCGGCCTGGTCGGGCCGAACGGCGCCGGCAAGACGACGCTCGTCCGGGCGCTCACCGGGACGACGCGCTGTGAGGGGACCGTCCGCGTACTGGGGGTCGCCCCCGGCAACGTCGACGCCGCACGCGTGGGCCTGCTCCCCCAGTCGTTTCGCCCCGCGGACCGGCTCACCGCCCGCGAACTGATCGCCTACTACGCCGGTCTCTACGACGACGCCCGGTCCGTCGAGGCCGTCCTCTGCGACGTGGGGCTCTCCGACGATGCCGACACCTGGTACCAGAACCTCTCGGGGGGCCAACAGCGCCGCGCCTGCGTCGGCACGGCGCTCGTGAACGACCCCGACGTGCTCTTTCTCGACGAGCCGACGACCGGCATCGACCCCGCCGGTCGGCGGTCGCTGTGGACCCTGATCGACGACCTGGCGGCCGGGGGTACGACCGTGTTGCTCACCAGTCATTCCATGGCGGAGGTCGAACGCCTCGCGGATCGGGTCGGCCTGCTCCGCACCGGACGCCTCGTCGCTGTCGGGACGCCGGCCGCGTTGATCGCGGAGCACGGTGGCGACAGTCACCTGCTCGTCGACGCCACCCGGCCCGTCGACCGGGACGCGCTCTCGACTGCCCTCGGCGCCGAGGTGGCCGAACGCGACGGGCGACTGGTGGTCCGTGACGTCGCACTCGCCGACGTCGGCGACGTCGTCGCGACGCTCGAAGCCGAGGGCGTAGACGTCGACTCGTTCACCTGGGCTGAACCCGGGCTCGAGGACGTCTACCTCCGTCTCACCGGCGAATCGATCGCCCCGGCGGACGCGACCGGACCCGCCACGCCGACCGAGACGGAGGGCGAGCGATGA
- a CDS encoding SelT/SelW/SelH family protein: MTDVAIEYCVPCGFLDRAESIQHALLTALGEDLDSVALVTGEKGVFRVHVDGDTIYDKDEDGDYDVDELAAMVRSRV; this comes from the coding sequence ATGACTGACGTGGCCATCGAGTACTGTGTTCCGTGTGGCTTCCTCGACCGTGCCGAAAGCATCCAGCACGCCCTGCTCACGGCGCTGGGCGAGGACCTCGACTCCGTGGCGCTCGTGACCGGCGAGAAAGGCGTCTTCCGGGTGCACGTCGACGGCGACACCATCTACGACAAGGACGAGGACGGCGATTACGACGTGGACGAGTTGGCCGCGATGGTCCGAAGCCGGGTGTGA
- a CDS encoding enolase C-terminal domain-like protein: protein MRISEIEIHEFDYEVPRTGTVDGNWVYDPDSTLEPPGFVLTIRTADGTEGRYRGFSFTPPMIAQIRMVAEEHVLGRDPLARREIWQDCWRALRHTDRFGVGPIDVALWDLAGRHYGESVSTLLGGGRDSLPTYASTMFVDDNGGLDGPEAVADFAETCLDRGYGGFKFHGHPAVDPDLDVAICEALAERVGDRLDLMLDASSLYRTYADALAVGRALDDLGFFWYEDPFHDGGVSERAVRKLVAELDTPMLGLEHVRTGPYGTAGSLATEATDLVRASAHLDGGITGALKIAETAESFGVDVELLLGGPAHAHLMSALRNSNYFEHGLLNPESNWILNQGFEGEPEAIDGDGRMPVPDDPGLGVDIDWAFVERRRTGHTRIDG from the coding sequence ATGCGCATCAGCGAGATCGAGATCCACGAGTTCGACTACGAGGTGCCACGGACGGGGACCGTCGACGGCAACTGGGTGTACGACCCCGACTCGACGCTCGAACCGCCCGGGTTCGTCCTCACGATCCGGACCGCCGACGGCACGGAGGGACGGTACCGCGGATTCTCGTTCACACCGCCCATGATCGCACAGATACGGATGGTGGCCGAGGAACACGTCCTTGGCCGTGATCCGCTGGCACGGCGAGAGATCTGGCAGGACTGCTGGCGGGCGCTCAGACACACCGATCGCTTCGGGGTCGGCCCCATCGACGTCGCGCTCTGGGATCTCGCCGGCCGGCACTACGGCGAGAGCGTCTCGACGCTGCTCGGCGGCGGCCGCGACTCGCTTCCGACGTACGCCTCGACGATGTTCGTCGACGACAACGGCGGACTCGACGGCCCCGAGGCCGTCGCAGACTTCGCCGAGACCTGTCTCGACCGTGGTTACGGCGGGTTCAAGTTCCACGGCCACCCCGCCGTCGATCCCGACCTCGACGTCGCCATCTGCGAGGCACTCGCCGAGCGTGTCGGCGACCGACTGGATCTCATGCTCGACGCCTCCAGCCTCTATCGGACCTACGCCGACGCTCTAGCGGTCGGGCGGGCGCTCGACGACCTCGGGTTCTTCTGGTACGAGGATCCGTTCCACGACGGCGGCGTGAGCGAGCGGGCGGTCAGGAAACTCGTCGCCGAACTCGACACGCCGATGCTCGGCCTCGAACACGTCCGCACGGGGCCGTACGGCACCGCCGGCAGCCTCGCCACGGAGGCGACGGATCTCGTCCGGGCGAGCGCCCACCTCGACGGCGGCATCACGGGGGCGCTCAAAATCGCGGAGACCGCCGAGTCCTTCGGCGTCGACGTGGAACTCCTGCTCGGCGGCCCGGCACACGCCCACCTGATGAGCGCGTTGCGCAACTCCAACTACTTCGAACACGGCCTTCTCAACCCCGAGAGCAACTGGATCCTGAATCAGGGGTTCGAGGGCGAACCCGAGGCGATCGACGGCGACGGCCGGATGCCCGTCCCCGACGACCCGGGACTCGGCGTCGACATCGACTGGGCGTTCGTCGAGCGCCGCCGCACGGGACACACCCGGATCGACGGCTGA
- a CDS encoding rubrerythrin-like domain-containing protein codes for MPTPSDPAPCDLDEQLYECLECGARLCSAESPTCCPECEGTLRNLSRPRPE; via the coding sequence ATGCCAACGCCGTCGGATCCTGCCCCCTGTGATCTGGACGAACAACTGTACGAGTGTCTGGAGTGTGGTGCACGGCTCTGTAGCGCGGAGTCCCCGACCTGCTGTCCGGAGTGTGAGGGTACGTTGCGGAACCTCAGTCGGCCGCGGCCGGAGTAA
- a CDS encoding universal stress protein: protein MFDRILFPTDGSDGATAAFGHVLDLAAAHDATVYVLNVADTARDSVTQVRGRVIDALEREGARTVKETAERASDRGVATVTEVLQGEPYSTIVDYAATNDVDLAVMPTHGRRGLERFLLGSTTERVVRRSEVPVLTIRPDEDVTARHPYRNVLVPTDGSDPSAAALDLAVDVVGDGGPGLHLLSVVDVASLGIEVRTDIAVDALEERANEILETAEGTAAAGGVAPAATTVEYGTSIARVVRSYVADHDVDLVIVGTHGRTGFDRYVLGSVTEKLVRTAPVPVLTVRGSSAVP, encoded by the coding sequence ATGTTCGACAGGATCCTCTTTCCGACCGACGGCAGCGACGGGGCGACCGCCGCCTTCGGGCATGTCCTCGACCTCGCGGCCGCCCACGACGCCACGGTGTACGTCCTCAACGTCGCGGATACGGCGCGTGACAGCGTCACGCAGGTTCGAGGACGGGTGATCGACGCCCTCGAACGCGAGGGTGCCCGCACCGTCAAAGAGACGGCCGAACGGGCGAGCGATCGGGGCGTCGCGACCGTCACCGAGGTGTTGCAGGGCGAGCCATACAGCACCATCGTCGACTACGCGGCCACAAACGACGTCGACCTCGCCGTCATGCCGACCCACGGCCGGCGTGGACTCGAACGGTTCCTTCTCGGGAGTACGACCGAGCGGGTGGTCCGTCGGTCCGAGGTTCCCGTTCTCACGATCCGACCGGACGAGGACGTGACAGCCCGTCATCCCTACCGGAACGTGCTGGTGCCGACCGACGGGAGCGACCCGTCGGCGGCGGCGCTCGATCTGGCGGTCGACGTGGTCGGCGACGGCGGACCGGGGCTCCACCTCCTCTCCGTGGTCGACGTGGCCAGCCTCGGGATCGAGGTCAGAACCGACATCGCGGTCGACGCACTGGAGGAGAGGGCAAACGAGATCCTGGAGACGGCCGAAGGCACCGCGGCGGCGGGGGGCGTCGCTCCGGCCGCGACGACGGTGGAGTACGGCACCTCGATCGCCCGCGTCGTCCGGTCGTACGTCGCGGATCATGACGTCGACCTCGTGATCGTCGGGACACACGGACGAACGGGCTTCGACCGGTACGTCCTGGGGAGCGTCACGGAAAAGCTCGTGCGGACGGCCCCCGTTCCGGTCCTGACGGTTCGGGGATCGTCGGCGGTACCCTGA
- a CDS encoding globin-coupled sensor protein, giving the protein MQDFESAFGQGGLNDQVSADALMDECGLDESEIAWRKDFVGFDEADARRLEGLDELFRERADQIADDFYDNLTGYDETRAVIDRSEKGIEQLKRTQSAYLVSLADGEYGADYFRNRARIGKLHDLLDMPIKQYIGQYGVYYDLLVPLLMERTADRLLGHLDEAAGVDDAAVEDLVRSELDEGLAEILSVLRIINLDMQVVADTYIHSYNRRLEATIDEREKLMDGVERDLAEPVATLRESAEDVAESAGSISDLADEQADTMGEVAGEVSNMSATVEEIASTADEVAATSDRAEELAAEGREAATESIAVMQQVSESAREVTADVDDLEERIDEIDEVVEVINDISDQTNLLALNASIEAARAGEAGDGFAVVADEVKGLAEESQRHAGEIEAMVADIKSETAAAVESLEATAEEVERGVEGVEDAMTKLERIVDVIADASQGIREVSTATDDQAASTEEVAGMIDRLVDRADRVAEEVERVAAANERQTERIREVDEAVTRLGTN; this is encoded by the coding sequence ATGCAGGACTTCGAATCGGCGTTCGGTCAAGGGGGTCTGAACGATCAGGTCTCGGCCGACGCCCTCATGGACGAGTGCGGGCTGGACGAGAGCGAAATCGCGTGGCGGAAGGACTTCGTCGGCTTCGACGAGGCCGATGCGCGCCGCCTCGAAGGGCTCGACGAACTGTTTCGTGAACGGGCCGACCAGATCGCCGACGACTTCTACGACAATCTGACCGGGTACGACGAGACGCGGGCGGTGATCGACCGCTCGGAGAAGGGTATCGAACAACTGAAGCGGACACAGTCCGCGTATCTCGTCTCGCTCGCCGACGGGGAGTACGGCGCCGACTACTTCCGGAACCGTGCCCGGATCGGGAAGCTCCACGACCTGCTGGACATGCCGATAAAGCAGTATATCGGTCAGTACGGCGTCTACTACGACCTCCTCGTTCCCCTGCTGATGGAGCGGACGGCGGACCGCCTCCTCGGCCACCTCGACGAGGCAGCCGGCGTCGACGACGCGGCCGTCGAGGATCTCGTCCGGTCGGAACTCGACGAGGGTCTGGCGGAGATCCTCTCGGTCCTCCGCATCATCAACCTCGACATGCAGGTGGTCGCGGACACCTACATCCACTCGTACAACCGGCGACTCGAAGCGACGATCGACGAGCGCGAAAAGTTGATGGACGGGGTCGAACGCGACCTCGCGGAGCCGGTGGCCACCCTTCGGGAGTCCGCGGAGGACGTGGCCGAGAGTGCGGGGTCGATCAGCGACCTCGCGGACGAACAGGCCGACACCATGGGAGAGGTCGCCGGCGAGGTGTCGAACATGAGCGCGACCGTCGAGGAGATAGCCTCCACGGCCGACGAGGTGGCGGCCACCAGCGACCGTGCCGAGGAACTGGCTGCCGAAGGTCGAGAGGCGGCGACCGAGTCGATCGCGGTGATGCAGCAGGTGAGCGAATCGGCCCGGGAGGTGACGGCGGACGTCGACGACCTGGAAGAGCGGATCGACGAGATCGACGAGGTCGTCGAGGTGATCAACGACATCTCGGACCAGACGAACCTGCTAGCACTCAACGCCTCGATCGAGGCAGCCCGCGCGGGCGAGGCCGGCGACGGCTTCGCCGTCGTCGCCGACGAGGTGAAAGGCCTCGCCGAGGAGTCACAGCGACACGCTGGCGAGATCGAGGCGATGGTCGCCGATATCAAATCCGAGACCGCGGCGGCGGTCGAAAGCCTGGAAGCGACGGCCGAAGAGGTCGAACGGGGCGTCGAAGGGGTTGAGGACGCGATGACCAAACTCGAGCGGATCGTCGACGTCATCGCCGACGCCTCGCAGGGGATTCGCGAGGTGTCGACGGCGACCGACGATCAGGCGGCCTCGACCGAGGAGGTCGCCGGTATGATCGACCGACTGGTGGATCGTGCCGATCGGGTGGCCGAGGAGGTAGAGCGCGTCGCCGCGGCCAACGAACGGCAGACAGAGCGAATCCGCGAGGTCGACGAGGCCGTCACTCGTCTGGGGACGAACTGA
- a CDS encoding ZIP family metal transporter, which produces MLDLFTRLFGTDPLIHGVVGGVVIATFNLLGASLVFVWRDPSERALDGALGFAAGVMLAASFTSLIIPGIETYSGGDPLPVLLGLALGALFLDRSDALVPHAHYLVTGRQRDDAAGGNRSLPIDDERFAGVVLFVLAITLHNMPEGLAVGVGFGSGDLATAVPLMLAIGIQNVPEGLAVSIAAINAGLDRRAYAVFAGIRSGVVEIPLAILGAYAVGAVSSLLPYAMGFAAGAMLFVISDEIVPETHTGGHERVATLGTLAGVIVMLYLDISLG; this is translated from the coding sequence ATGCTCGACCTGTTCACACGACTGTTCGGCACCGATCCACTGATCCACGGGGTCGTGGGCGGCGTCGTCATCGCGACGTTCAACCTGCTGGGGGCGTCGCTGGTGTTCGTCTGGCGGGATCCCTCCGAACGGGCGCTCGACGGGGCGCTCGGGTTCGCCGCGGGCGTGATGCTCGCCGCGAGTTTTACGAGCCTCATCATCCCGGGCATCGAGACGTATTCCGGCGGCGACCCGCTCCCGGTGTTGCTCGGTCTCGCGCTGGGTGCGCTCTTTCTCGACCGGTCGGACGCGCTGGTGCCCCACGCTCACTATCTCGTCACCGGCCGCCAACGGGACGACGCGGCCGGCGGGAACCGGAGCCTGCCGATCGACGACGAACGATTCGCGGGTGTCGTCCTGTTCGTCCTCGCGATCACGCTCCACAACATGCCGGAGGGGCTCGCCGTCGGCGTCGGCTTCGGGAGCGGCGACCTCGCCACGGCCGTGCCGCTGATGCTCGCCATCGGCATCCAGAACGTGCCGGAGGGTCTCGCCGTCTCGATCGCGGCCATCAACGCGGGACTGGATCGGCGGGCCTACGCCGTCTTCGCCGGGATCCGCTCGGGTGTCGTCGAGATCCCCCTGGCGATCCTCGGCGCGTACGCCGTCGGTGCGGTGTCGTCGCTCCTGCCGTACGCGATGGGCTTTGCCGCGGGCGCGATGCTGTTCGTCATCAGCGACGAGATCGTCCCGGAGACCCACACGGGGGGACACGAACGCGTCGCGACCCTCGGGACGCTCGCCGGGGTGATCGTGATGCTCTATCTCGACATCTCGCTCGGCTGA
- a CDS encoding DUF7560 family zinc ribbon protein translates to MNGGTDLTFHCPTCDESMDVNAPMREALLEHGCVVCGTTVPRSAFSSASSPGADGDGEA, encoded by the coding sequence ATGAACGGGGGTACGGACCTGACGTTCCACTGCCCGACGTGTGACGAATCCATGGACGTGAACGCGCCGATGCGGGAGGCGCTCCTAGAACACGGGTGTGTGGTCTGTGGAACCACCGTCCCTCGGAGTGCGTTCTCCTCCGCTTCTTCTCCCGGCGCCGACGGTGACGGCGAAGCCTGA